In Aegilops tauschii subsp. strangulata cultivar AL8/78 chromosome 3, Aet v6.0, whole genome shotgun sequence, one genomic interval encodes:
- the LOC109747361 gene encoding pentatricopeptide repeat-containing protein At3g21470-like gives MASRAKQLHAHYLVAGLGDPDKWTCLVKEYAANASLRDAALVYAKHLPRQTHHLPLLPALLKAAASRAGPGLGLGRSLHAEALKSAFAGELLVGTTLVSMYCKCGLLADARRVFDGMPGRNVVTCNAMLAGYAAAGDTGQAEALLGRMSSRTSVTWATVIRGFAEKGDMAGARRWFDATPMGMRTVVVWTVLVHGYVAAGDMETARELFNAMPARNVFVWSSMVTGYFKAGDADEARAMFDRVPVRNLVSWNALIAGYAQIGRSEEALHAFHSMLEDRVKPDEFTMASVLSACAQLGSLKEGRKVHDFMDRMRIRKNHFVLNGLVDMYAKCGDLEHARKVFDSIQRRNTECWNSMISALASHGRSEEAIRLFSQMEFSEQKPNGVTLLAVLGACTHGGFVEEGLRIFNSFGVYGVAAGVEHYGCLVDLLGRAGRLEEAHAIVKSMAMEPNEVIWGALLGACRVHDNAEMSERVSDEINQLRSDGASTNDAEYIMLSNILAASERWEQAERVRRKMANHGVEKTPGCSSVELDIPEHKVCCR, from the coding sequence ATGGCTAGCCGAGCGAAGCAGCTCCACGCGCACTACCTGGTGGCCGGGCTCGGCGACCCTGACAAGTGGACCTGCCTCGTCAAGGAGTACGCCGCCAATGCCTCCCTCCGGGACGCCGCCCTCGTCTACGCCAAGCACCTGCCCCGGCAGACGCACCACCTGCCCCTCCTCCCCGCCCTCCTCAaggccgccgcctcccgcgccggcCCCGGCCTCGGCCTCGGCAGGTCCCTCCACGCCGAGGCCCTCAAATCCGCGTTCGCCGGCGAGCTGCTCGTGGGCACCACGCTGGTGTCCATGTACTGCAAGTGCGGCCTCCTCGCGGACGCGCGCCGCGTGTTCGACGGAATGCCCGGCAGGAACGTCGTCACCTGCAACGCGATGCTCGCCGGGTATGCCGCGGCGGGCGACACGGGGCAGGCGGAGGCGCTGTTAGGACGCATGAGTTCCCGAACGTCCGTCACGTGGGCGACGGTGATCCGTGGGTTCGCCGAGAAGGGGGACATGGCGGGGGCGCGGAGGTGGTTCGACGCGACGCCCATGGGCATGCGGACCGTCGTCGTGTGGACCGTGCTCGTGCACGGCTACGTGGCCGCCGGGGACATGGAGACCGCGAGGGAGCTGTTCAACGCCATGCCCGCGAGGAACGTGTTCGTGTGGTCGTCGATGGTCACGGGGTACTTCAAGGCCGGCGATGCCGATGAGGCACGGGCGATGTTTGACAGGGTCCCGGTGCGGAACCTGGTGAGCTGGAACGCGCTCATTGCCGGGTACGCGCAAATCGGGCGCTCCGAGGAGGCGTTGCATGCCTTTCACTCGATGTTGGAGGACAGGGTCAAGCCGGACGAGTTCACCATGGCCAGCGTGCTGTCTGCCTGCGCGCAGCTCGGGTCGCTAAAGGAAGGGAGGAAGGTTCATGACTTCATGGACCGGATGCGTATACGGAAGAACCACTTCGTTCTGAATGGCCTGGTTGATATGTACGCCAAGTGCGGCGACCTCGAGCACGCCCGCAAGGTGTTCGACAGCATCCAACGGAGGAATACTGAATGCTGGAACTCGATGATCTCCGCACTCGCAAGCCATGGACGGAGCGAAGAGGCGATACGGCTGTTTTCCCAGATGGAGTTCTCGGAGCAGAAGCCCAATGGGGTCACACTCCTCGCCGTGCTTGGAGCTTGTACCCACGGAGGGTTTGTGGAAGAAGGCCTAAGGATTTTCAACAGTTTCGGCGTGTATGGAGTTGCTGCCGGAGTGGAGCATTACGGTTGCCTGGTCGATCTTCTGGGCCGCGCAGGAAGACTCGAGGAAGCTCATGCGATTGTCAAGAGCATGGCGATGGAGCCTAACGAGGTCATCTGGGGCGCTCTTCTCGGAGCTTGCAGAGTGCATGACAATGCGGAGATGTCGGAGCGGGTGTCAGATGAGATCAACCAATTGCGCTCTGATGGTGCATCAACTAATGATGCAGAGTACATCATGCTGTCAAATATCTTGGCCGCGTCCGAGAGGTGGGAGCAGGCAGAGCGCGTCAGGAGAAAGATGGCGAACCATGGGGTTGAGAAGACTCCCGGGTGCAGTTCAGTTGAGCTTGACATTCCTGAACACAAAGTGTGTTGCAGATAG
- the LOC109747362 gene encoding stearoyl-[acyl-carrier-protein] 9-desaturase 1, chloroplastic produces the protein MQAQGILRVPGHLPTALPLPRRQCRRVSAAAAVAAAAPSVQRGVTHSMPPEKAEVFQSLRGWAAGSLLPLLRPVEDIWQPADFLPDSSSEMFEHEVRELRARAAALPDEYFVVLVGDMVTEEALPTYQTMINTLDGVRDETGASACPWAVWTRAWTAEENRHGDVLNKYMYLSGRVDMRMVEKTVQYLIGSGMDPRTENNPYLGFVYTSFQERATAVSHGNTARLAKAHGDDVLARTCGTIAADEKRHETAYSRIVEQLLRLDPEGAMLAIADMMRKRITMPAHLMHDGSDMDLFEHFASVAQRLGVYTAQDYTDIVEFLVKRWKLEALEGGLSSEGRRARDFVCGLAPRMRRAAERAADRAKKDEPRKVKFSWIFDREVVV, from the exons ATGCAGGCCCAGGGCATCCTCCGCGTCCCCGGTCACCTGCCGACGGCGCTGCCCCTCCCGCGCCGGCAATGCCGCCGCGTGTCCGCTGCGGcggccgtggcggcggcggcgccgtcggTGCAGCGCGGCGTGACGCACTCGATGCCGCCGGAGAAGGCGGAGGTGTTCCAGTCGCTGCGGGGCTGGGCGGCGGGGTCGCTGCTGCCGCTGCTCAGGCCCGTGGAGGACATCTGGCAGCCGGCGGACTTCCTGCCGGACTCGTCGTCCGAGATGTTCGAGCACGAGGTGCGCGAGCTGCGGGCCCGCGCCGCCGCGCTGCCCGACGAGTACTTCGTGGTGTTGGTCGGGGACATGGTCACCGAGGAGGCGCTCCCCACGTACCAGACCATGATCAAcaccctggacggcgtccgcgacgAGACCGGCGCCAGCGCCTGCCCCTGGGCCGTCTGGACCCGCGCCTGGACCGCCGAGGAGAACCGACACGGCGACGTCCTCAACAAGTACATGTACCTCTCCGGCCGCGTCGACATGCGCATGGTCGAGAAGACCGTCCAGTACCTCATCGGCTCCGGCATG GACCCGAGGACGGAGAACAACCCGTACCTGGGCTTCGTGTACACGAGCTTCCAGGAGCGCGCGACGGCCGTCTCCCACGGCAACACCGCGCGGCTCGCCAAGGCGCACGGCGACGACGTGCTGGCGCGCACCTGCGGCACCATCGCCGCCGACGAGAAGCGCCACGAGACGGCCTACAGCCGCATCGTGGAGCAGCTGCTGCGGCTCGACCCGGAGGGCGCCATGCTCGCCATCGCCGACATGATGCGCAAGCGGATCACCATGCCCGCGCACCTCATGCACGACGGCAGCGACATGGACCTGTTCGAGCATTTCGCGTCTGTGGCCCAGCGCCTCGGCGTGTACACCGCGCAGGACTACACCGACATCGTCGAGTTCCTCGTCAAGCGGTGGAAGCTGGAGGCGCTGGAGGGCGGGCTCTCCAGCGAAGGGCGGCGGGCCCGGGACTTCGTCTGCGGGCTCGCGCCGAGGATGCGGCGCGCGGCGGAGAGGGCGGCCGACAGGGCCAAGAAGGACGAGCCCAGGAAGGTCAAGTTCAGCTGGATCTTTGACAGGGAAGTGGTTGTCTGA